A stretch of DNA from Vicia villosa cultivar HV-30 ecotype Madison, WI unplaced genomic scaffold, Vvil1.0 ctg.002672F_1_1, whole genome shotgun sequence:
AGCGACTATTGTATGAAACAAtgctatattaatttatttaatgatCACTTTTCTGAGTCTATATAAAAAATATCTAAATTGAGACTGAGAGGTACAaagcaaacaacaacaaaaagttAAATTTATGTTTTGGACTTTATTCATCTATGTACTTATGGCTTTCATCGCCTACAttaattaatcatcacaattcTATAAATACTTTGCCCAGCAACATCAAAATATACACATCAATTGTTACAAAACCCGAATCCAGAAAGCCATTCAGTGTTACAATAATCAACCATGTCAATGAGCTTGTCTGGTAGTTCCCTCATCATTCTTGCTCATTTGTGTCTCTTTATGATTATGACCACAACATCAATAGCTCAGTTTGTCCTCGACACAAACGGCGAACCCGTTGAAGGCGACGAGGAATACTTCATCAGACCAGTTATCACAAACAATGGAGGACGTTTCACTTTGGTCAACAGAAATGGATCATATCCTTTACATGTTGGTCTTGAGAACACTCACTTTCCACAACGTAGTTTGGCTGTAAAATTCACTCCTTTCTCTCCCCATCATGACTTCGACGATGTGAGACTTAACCGAGACTTGAGAGTGATATTCCAAGCC
This window harbors:
- the LOC131639503 gene encoding kunitz type trypsin inhibitor 106-like, with translation MSMSLSGSSLIILAHLCLFMIMTTTSIAQFVLDTNGEPVEGDEEYFIRPVITNNGGRFTLVNRNGSYPLHVGLENTHFPQRSLAVKFTPFSPHHDFDDVRLNRDLRVIFQASPSCEQSTEWRLGEITRTGRRLITTGRDDGTVGSYGNFFRIIETRIADMYNIQWCPTEVCPNCRFECGTIGTLLENEKILLALDGSPLPIFFEKE